A region of the Candidatus Thorarchaeota archaeon genome:
GGAGAATTGACTATTGCGAATGATATCATGCTAACGAAGATGGCAATATCGGAAATCGCATACGAACAAGGGGTTGTTGCAACATTCATGCCAAAGCCATTCCAACAAGAGAATGGTAGTGGACTCCACATTCATCAGAGCCTTTGGAACCGTGGAACATCCACCAACGTTTTTGCCGCGGAAGGTGACAAGGAGCTATCAAACACAGCACGATACTATGTGGGAGGGATTCTTAGGCACGCCCCTGCATTGACAGCCATCTTGGCTCCGACAGTGAACTCCTTCAAGCGCCTAAGGCCAGGCTACGAAGCTCCAACAAGAATAGCATGGGGCCCCCGAAACAGAACAGGCATGATAAGAGTACCTGCCACTAGTGGAGCTCCGGAAGGAACAAGAATTGAATGCCGGTGTCCCGATCCGTCATGTAGTCCACATCTGGCCTTTGCTGCCATGCTAGCTGCGGGAATGCATGGAATCAAAGAAGAAATCGAGCCGCCAGCACCAACCTGCGATAACCTGTTCGAAGGTCATTGTGCAACCGATTTGTTACCAACCAGCTTGCCTACTGCACTAGACAAGTTACAGAAGGATCGTCTCTTGAATGAGGTCCTAGGTCATGAGCTAGTTGATACTGTAATTGAGCTCCGGTCTGATGAATGGAATCGGTATCAGAATAGAACTCAATACGCAAACGAGGACGGAATCACATCTTGGGAAATTGAAGAGTACCTTCGAGCTGCTTAAGCTAGTTCACCCTCAATCGAAACTATCTTCACTATGGTCGACTATTAGTATGATTGGTCGAGAGGACCATGAAAGAAATCACCAGTCTGAAGAAGCTAGAGGTCGTAATACTTGTTGATAACGCAGTGGATTGGGCTTCAAGGCCTAGAGATAATCATGTCAAACCCGCTACACAGTGGGTCAATAGGGATAAACATGACCCGGAGTACCTTTGGGGCGGGCATGGAATATCTATGCTTGTTACAGCCTACGGACAGGAGAAAGAATACTGCGTGTTATATGACACGGGACTTTCCGAAGAACTACTTGCACACAATGTCCATCTGTTGGGTATAGATCTTCAATTCATTGATGCTATTGTGCTATCTCATGGACATTGGGATCATGCAGGAGGCCTCATTTGGGCTCTCAACAGCATAGGAAAATCTAATCTTCCAGTCTACCTTCATCCAGATATGTTTCATGACCGAGCAGTTAGGAACAAAGAAACAGGCGATCTAAGGAAATTGGACCCAATACCAACTCTAGAGGACATAATCGAAGCAGGAGGTAAACCAGTTGTTACAAAGGACCCGGTTGCGTTAGCAAATGGCCTTCTTGTTGTCAGCGGTGAAATTCCACGCCAAACCGACTACGAAAAAGGATTTCCGGGCCACATGGCACTCGTTGAAGGAGAATGGGAAAAAGACGAGGAGATTCTTGACGACCGGTGCCTCATAGCGAAAACAAATCGTTCGGGGTTGATAGTCATGACTGGATGTGGTCACGCCGGTATTGTTAACACAACACTT
Encoded here:
- a CDS encoding MBL fold metallo-hydrolase, whose protein sequence is MKEITSLKKLEVVILVDNAVDWASRPRDNHVKPATQWVNRDKHDPEYLWGGHGISMLVTAYGQEKEYCVLYDTGLSEELLAHNVHLLGIDLQFIDAIVLSHGHWDHAGGLIWALNSIGKSNLPVYLHPDMFHDRAVRNKETGDLRKLDPIPTLEDIIEAGGKPVVTKDPVALANGLLVVSGEIPRQTDYEKGFPGHMALVEGEWEKDEEILDDRCLIAKTNRSGLIVMTGCGHAGIVNTTLESKRLARSNEIFGIIGGFHLVEDETGEIIEPTIEDLSSMNPSLLVPAHCTGSRGQRRMFQEMPEAYTDSSVGHLIEL